One Azospirillum sp. B510 genomic window carries:
- a CDS encoding chemotaxis protein yields MAAPESPKSATGPAAREPFRLDADEADAIAELFNIGMGEPAAALSAMLGEEVHLSVPSFAVSTRARITSEVGGDLEGGDPDDVRPVCAVRGSFTGPFTGEALLIFPERGTLALAGRLVPVDPAAEAPGEMEQDVLTEIGNIILNGCLASLSNLIGGEIVGAVPGYGAGAPAAVIGSATDPVLFVRIDMALAAGDARGHALFLMDIASLDAFREAIRRAMAGL; encoded by the coding sequence ATGGCCGCGCCCGAATCCCCCAAATCCGCCACCGGGCCGGCGGCGCGGGAGCCCTTCCGTCTCGACGCCGACGAGGCCGATGCCATCGCCGAGCTGTTCAATATCGGCATGGGCGAGCCGGCCGCCGCCCTCAGCGCCATGCTGGGGGAGGAGGTGCATCTGTCGGTGCCGTCCTTCGCGGTGTCGACCCGCGCCCGCATCACCAGCGAGGTCGGCGGCGACCTGGAGGGCGGCGATCCGGACGATGTGCGGCCGGTCTGCGCCGTGCGCGGGTCCTTCACCGGCCCCTTCACCGGGGAGGCGCTGCTGATCTTTCCCGAACGCGGCACGCTGGCCCTGGCCGGCCGCCTGGTTCCCGTCGATCCCGCCGCCGAGGCGCCGGGCGAGATGGAGCAGGATGTGCTGACCGAGATCGGCAACATCATCCTGAACGGCTGTCTCGCCAGCCTGTCCAACCTGATCGGCGGGGAGATCGTCGGCGCGGTGCCGGGCTATGGTGCCGGCGCACCGGCGGCGGTCATCGGCTCCGCCACCGATCCGGTGCTGTTCGTGCGCATCGACATGGCGCTGGCGGCGGGCGACGCCCGCGGGCATGCGCTGTTCCTGATGGACATCGCCTCGCTCGACGCCTTCCGCGAGGCGATCCGCCGGGCGATGGCGGGGTTGTGA
- a CDS encoding glycine--tRNA ligase subunit alpha, which translates to MASQIGTSDGGNSADRRGLSFQALILKLHQYWSEQGCVILQPYDMEVGAGTFHPATTLRALGPDPWKAAYVQPSRRPKDGRYGENPNRLQHYYQYQVIMKPSPANPQELYLNSLRAIGIDPALHDIRFVEDDWESPTLGAWGLGWEVWCDGMEVTQYTYFQQVGGIECDPVAVELTYGLERLAMYVQGVENVYDLDFNGQGVKYGDVFKRAEVEYSKHNFEFANTDMLLQHFKDAEAECQALVARNLALPAYDQCIKASHLFNLLDARGVISVVERAAYIGRVRALAKACCEAWTGAK; encoded by the coding sequence ATGGCCTCCCAGATCGGGACTTCCGACGGCGGAAACTCCGCCGACCGCCGCGGCCTGTCGTTCCAGGCCCTGATCCTCAAGCTCCACCAATATTGGTCGGAGCAGGGGTGCGTCATCCTGCAACCCTACGACATGGAGGTCGGCGCCGGCACCTTCCACCCCGCGACCACGCTGCGGGCGCTCGGCCCCGATCCCTGGAAGGCGGCCTATGTCCAGCCGTCGCGCCGGCCGAAGGACGGCCGCTATGGCGAGAATCCGAACCGGCTTCAGCATTATTACCAGTATCAGGTGATCATGAAGCCGTCGCCGGCCAACCCGCAGGAGCTGTATCTGAACAGCCTGCGCGCCATCGGCATCGACCCGGCCCTGCACGACATCCGCTTCGTCGAGGATGACTGGGAAAGCCCGACGCTGGGCGCCTGGGGCCTGGGCTGGGAGGTGTGGTGCGACGGCATGGAGGTGACGCAGTACACCTATTTCCAGCAGGTCGGCGGTATCGAATGCGACCCCGTCGCGGTCGAGCTGACCTATGGCCTGGAACGCCTCGCCATGTATGTGCAGGGTGTCGAGAATGTCTATGACCTGGACTTCAACGGCCAGGGGGTGAAATACGGCGACGTGTTCAAGCGCGCCGAGGTCGAATATTCGAAGCATAATTTCGAGTTCGCCAACACCGACATGCTACTCCAGCATTTCAAGGACGCCGAGGCCGAGTGCCAGGCGCTGGTCGCGCGGAACCTTGCGCTGCCCGCTTATGACCAGTGCATCAAGGCGTCGCATCTGTTCAACCTGCTGGACGCCCGCGGCGTGATCAGCGTTGTCGAGCGCGCCGCCTATATCGGCCGCGTGCGCGCGCTGGCCAAGGCCTGCTGCGAAGCCTGGACGGGGGCGAAGTAA
- a CDS encoding response regulator — protein MTSILVVDDSRLARNMVSSVIASLRPDWTIITASSGEEALEIIGEIPPVAAIVDYNMPGLDGLTLAERLTERFAGLPIGLLTANVQDALRRKAEALGVRFIAKPITSDKIRDFLAASGQ, from the coding sequence ATGACCAGCATCCTCGTCGTCGACGACAGCCGACTGGCGCGCAACATGGTCTCCAGCGTCATCGCCTCGTTGCGCCCCGACTGGACGATCATCACCGCGTCGAGCGGCGAGGAGGCCTTGGAGATCATCGGCGAGATTCCCCCCGTGGCCGCCATCGTCGATTACAACATGCCGGGCCTGGACGGGTTGACCCTGGCCGAGCGGCTGACGGAACGCTTCGCCGGCCTGCCCATCGGCCTGCTGACCGCCAATGTGCAGGATGCGCTGCGGCGCAAGGCCGAGGCGCTGGGCGTCCGCTTCATCGCCAAGCCGATCACTTCGGACAAGATCCGCGATTTCCTCGCCGCGTCGGGGCAGTGA
- a CDS encoding putative toxin-antitoxin system toxin component, PIN family: protein MLDTNILVAYALMGSAVARRHDAIRRCVERVRADRGLVGSVETLAELEEVLMRPTFDRYAAAADRRAFLERIRAETELVTPAEVGRLCRDPEDDMFLAAAVGGSAPWLVTVDRQLLSVRRAGETRVLRPERFLETVGGDPAPQP from the coding sequence GTGCTCGACACCAACATCCTGGTGGCCTATGCGCTGATGGGAAGCGCCGTGGCGCGGCGTCACGACGCGATCCGCCGTTGCGTCGAGCGGGTGCGCGCGGACCGCGGTCTGGTCGGCAGCGTCGAGACGCTGGCCGAATTGGAGGAGGTGCTGATGCGCCCGACCTTCGACCGCTATGCCGCCGCGGCCGATCGCCGCGCCTTTCTGGAACGGATCAGGGCGGAGACGGAGCTGGTCACCCCGGCCGAGGTCGGCCGGCTGTGCCGCGATCCCGAGGACGACATGTTCCTGGCCGCCGCCGTCGGCGGCTCGGCACCCTGGCTGGTGACGGTCGACCGTCAGCTCCTGTCGGTGCGCCGGGCCGGGGAGACGCGGGTGCTGCGCCCCGAACGCTTCCTGGAAACGGTGGGCGGCGACCCTGCACCCCAACCCTAG
- the glyS gene encoding glycine--tRNA ligase subunit beta: MAQILNNELLVEVFSEEIPARMQAKAALDFRRLIVEKLAAAGLGFQAAVEQSTPRRIALVVNGLPDRTEDIKEEKKGPRVGSPEQAVAGFLKSAGLDSLDQCEQRDTGKGVFYFAVTEKKGRETAEVLAEIIPAAMAELPWPKSMRWGTGTARWVRPLHSIIALFGGRVLDGGYDIGGAQGRIAFGDSTRGHRFLAPDAFTVESFADYREKLLAAKVVLDREERKAKIKADAEALAASQGLTLSPDDALLEEVAGLVEWPVVLMGSIDESFMDVPSEVLITSMRTHQKYFAVLDAEGRMAPCFIVVANTETLDGGKAVVAGNERVLRARLSDAKFFWDQDHKTKLEDRKSSLEKITFHANLGTVAEKVTRIQLLAAEIARIIGADVKAANRAAELCKADLVTEVVGEFPEVQGIMGRYYAKDQGESDDVADAIADHYKPVGPSDSCPTVPVSVAVALADKIDTLVGFFAIDEKPTGSKDPYALRRAALGVIRLILTNDLRLRLTDITGFAFNSHYAQGRIIEHEPEATGSKSLQKFGKALESIPSRREVWSDWTTDGLMSFFADRLKVVLREQGVRHDLVDAVFALGGEDDLVRLLARVKALQAFVGSEEGANLLAAYKRASNIVRIEEKKDGISFDQPVDAARLAQDEETALSAALNGASATAKPLLDAEDFTGTMAALANLRGPVDAFFDKVTVNAEDKDLRANRLRLLTQIRTTLNAVADFSKIEG, translated from the coding sequence ATGGCTCAGATCCTGAATAACGAACTTCTCGTCGAGGTGTTCTCGGAAGAAATTCCGGCGCGCATGCAAGCGAAAGCTGCGCTGGATTTTCGCCGTCTGATCGTTGAGAAGCTTGCGGCCGCTGGTTTGGGCTTCCAAGCTGCCGTAGAGCAGTCCACCCCTCGTCGGATTGCGCTGGTGGTCAATGGACTTCCGGATCGCACCGAAGACATCAAGGAAGAGAAGAAGGGTCCGCGCGTCGGCTCGCCGGAACAGGCGGTCGCCGGCTTCCTGAAGTCGGCCGGGCTCGACAGCCTCGACCAGTGCGAGCAGCGTGACACCGGCAAGGGCGTGTTCTACTTCGCGGTGACCGAGAAGAAGGGCCGCGAGACCGCCGAGGTGCTCGCGGAGATCATCCCCGCCGCCATGGCCGAGCTGCCCTGGCCGAAGTCGATGCGCTGGGGAACCGGCACCGCGCGCTGGGTCCGTCCGCTGCATTCGATCATCGCACTGTTCGGCGGGCGCGTGCTCGACGGCGGCTATGACATCGGCGGCGCCCAGGGCCGCATCGCCTTCGGCGACAGCACCCGCGGCCACCGTTTCCTGGCTCCCGACGCCTTCACGGTGGAGAGCTTCGCCGATTACCGGGAGAAGCTGCTGGCCGCCAAGGTCGTGCTCGACCGCGAGGAGCGCAAGGCCAAGATCAAGGCCGACGCCGAGGCGCTGGCCGCCAGCCAGGGCCTGACCCTGTCGCCCGACGACGCACTGCTGGAGGAGGTCGCCGGCCTCGTCGAGTGGCCGGTCGTGCTGATGGGTTCCATCGACGAGAGCTTCATGGACGTGCCGTCGGAGGTGCTGATCACTTCCATGCGCACCCACCAGAAATATTTCGCCGTGCTGGACGCCGAGGGCCGGATGGCGCCGTGCTTCATCGTCGTCGCCAACACCGAGACGCTGGACGGCGGCAAGGCGGTGGTCGCCGGCAACGAGCGCGTGCTGCGCGCCCGCCTGTCCGACGCCAAGTTCTTCTGGGACCAGGACCACAAGACCAAGCTGGAAGACCGTAAGTCGTCCCTGGAGAAGATCACCTTCCACGCCAATTTGGGCACAGTGGCGGAAAAGGTAACCCGCATCCAACTGTTGGCCGCAGAGATCGCCCGCATCATCGGCGCCGACGTAAAGGCAGCCAATCGCGCAGCTGAACTCTGCAAGGCTGATCTTGTAACCGAAGTGGTCGGTGAGTTCCCCGAGGTTCAGGGGATCATGGGCCGCTACTATGCTAAGGATCAGGGTGAGAGCGACGATGTCGCCGACGCCATTGCCGACCATTACAAGCCGGTCGGTCCGTCCGATTCCTGCCCGACAGTGCCGGTTTCGGTCGCGGTGGCGCTGGCCGACAAGATCGACACGCTTGTTGGCTTCTTCGCCATCGACGAAAAGCCGACGGGCTCGAAGGACCCCTACGCGCTGCGCCGTGCGGCGTTGGGCGTTATCCGACTTATCCTCACAAACGATTTGCGCCTCCGCCTGACTGATATTACTGGCTTCGCCTTCAATTCTCACTATGCCCAAGGGAGAATCATTGAGCATGAGCCGGAGGCGACTGGAAGCAAGTCGCTTCAGAAGTTTGGAAAGGCGTTAGAGAGCATTCCTTCACGTAGAGAAGTCTGGTCCGATTGGACGACGGACGGCCTGATGTCCTTCTTCGCCGATCGCCTGAAGGTGGTGCTGCGCGAGCAGGGCGTGCGTCACGATCTGGTGGATGCCGTCTTCGCGCTCGGCGGCGAGGATGATCTGGTGCGCTTGCTGGCCCGCGTGAAGGCTTTGCAGGCCTTCGTCGGCTCCGAGGAGGGCGCCAATCTGCTGGCGGCCTACAAGCGCGCCTCCAACATCGTCCGCATCGAGGAGAAGAAGGACGGCATCAGCTTCGACCAGCCGGTCGATGCCGCCCGTCTGGCCCAGGACGAGGAGACGGCGCTGTCCGCCGCGCTGAACGGGGCCTCGGCCACCGCCAAGCCGCTGCTGGACGCGGAGGACTTCACCGGCACCATGGCGGCGCTGGCGAATCTGCGCGGCCCGGTGGACGCCTTCTTCGACAAGGTCACGGTGAACGCGGAGGACAAGGACCTGCGCGCCAACCGCCTGCGCCTGCTGACGCAGATCCGCACGACGCTGAACGCGGTGGCCGACTTCTCGAAGATCGAGGGGTGA
- a CDS encoding IS1380-like element ISAzs3 family transposase, whose protein sequence is MVDHTLPLPGLSPVAGKPVIGRFDGGRLSSDGGLLVLREVAKRLRIADRLAACIEDPRDPTRTVHSLADIIGFRLLAIAAGYEDGNDAGSLRSDPLFKMALERLPSERDLCSQATISRLENLPDTRALLRMGRAMVDLYCASFRQVPKRIVLDVDDTFDTVHGGQQLRLFNAHYDEYGFQPIVVFDGNGRFVTAVLRPAKRPKGTEIRTFLRRLLRAIRANWPKTEILLRADGHYACPEVLDWCEAEGLDYVLGLPTSSTLRRHVTTLEASTAARFQAMPGADKVRRFKEFYDGASTWSRVRRIVARVEAGDQGTDSRFIVTNLRHGTGRWLYAGLYCARGQAENHIKAWKSHLAADRTSCTKATANQFRLFLHAGAYWLLWSLRSLMPKRSRWRTVQFDTLRLRLVKTAARIVEMKTQIKVHLPTSAPDQAIIHLALGRMPRLIC, encoded by the coding sequence ATGGTTGATCATACCCTGCCGCTGCCCGGCCTGTCACCCGTTGCTGGAAAGCCGGTGATCGGGCGCTTTGATGGCGGCCGCCTGTCCTCCGATGGCGGGCTGCTGGTGCTGCGGGAGGTGGCGAAGCGGCTGCGGATTGCCGATCGGCTGGCCGCCTGTATTGAGGACCCGCGCGATCCAACGCGCACCGTGCATTCGCTGGCCGACATCATCGGCTTTCGCCTGCTGGCCATCGCGGCGGGCTACGAGGACGGCAACGACGCCGGCAGCCTACGCTCCGACCCGCTGTTCAAGATGGCCCTGGAACGCCTGCCGTCCGAGCGTGACCTTTGCTCGCAAGCCACCATCTCGCGCCTGGAGAACCTGCCGGATACCCGCGCACTGCTGCGCATGGGCCGAGCCATGGTCGATCTCTACTGCGCGTCCTTTCGCCAGGTGCCCAAGCGCATCGTGCTGGATGTAGACGACACCTTCGACACGGTGCATGGCGGTCAGCAGTTGCGCCTGTTCAACGCCCATTACGACGAGTACGGCTTCCAGCCCATCGTTGTCTTCGACGGCAACGGCCGCTTTGTCACCGCTGTGCTGCGCCCAGCCAAGCGGCCCAAGGGGACGGAGATCCGGACCTTCCTGCGTCGCCTGCTCCGCGCCATTCGGGCAAACTGGCCCAAGACCGAGATCCTGCTGCGCGCCGACGGCCATTACGCCTGCCCGGAGGTGCTGGACTGGTGCGAGGCGGAGGGGCTCGACTACGTGCTCGGTCTGCCGACCAGCAGCACACTGCGCCGTCACGTCACCACGCTGGAGGCCAGCACCGCGGCGCGCTTCCAGGCCATGCCCGGAGCCGACAAGGTGCGCCGCTTCAAGGAATTCTATGACGGGGCCAGCACCTGGAGCCGGGTCCGCCGCATCGTCGCGCGCGTCGAGGCAGGAGACCAGGGCACCGACAGCCGCTTCATCGTCACCAACCTACGCCACGGCACGGGTCGCTGGCTGTATGCCGGCCTGTATTGCGCGAGGGGACAGGCGGAAAATCATATAAAAGCCTGGAAATCCCACCTTGCCGCAGACCGGACCTCCTGCACCAAGGCGACGGCCAACCAGTTCCGCCTGTTCCTGCACGCCGGGGCGTACTGGCTGCTGTGGAGCCTGCGCTCGCTGATGCCGAAACGCTCCCGCTGGCGCACGGTGCAATTCGACACCTTGCGGCTGCGCTTGGTGAAGACCGCCGCGCGTATCGTGGAGATGAAGACGCAGATCAAGGTGCACCTGCCGACCAGCGCGCCTGATCAGGCGATCATCCACCTCGCCCTCGGCCGCATGCCCCGGCTCATCTGCTGA